GACATTGCAGGAGGCACGGCGTCCGATGGGTCCGTCAAGAACCGCCTGAATCCACTTGGTGCTTCTGCTGGCTTTCGCTTCAAAATTCCCGGTGGGATGCAGCCTGCAGCGTCCTTGCTGCAGGCAGTCGTCTTCCGTCGCGTTGGGCCGGGCGCTCTCAGCTAGCCCGGCCCAACGCGGTTCGCTCAGTTAACTTGGGTGGGTTCATTTGGGACGGCGGCGGTTCGGCGGTCAAAGACGTGCGCTCCAACTTCTTGTTCGGCCTGATGCCGGATGGAAAGATCCAAGCCGGAGCGGTCCCGCACTAAGGAGACGGCCACGAGGGAAATAAGTGTCATGCCCACGAGGTATAGGGATACGGCTTCCGTTCCTCCGGTGGCCTGTACGAGCGCGGTGGCGATTGTGGGCGCAAAGGCACCGCCGAGGATCGCACCCAGGGCGTAGGAGATGGAGACGCCGGAGAAGCGCACAGAGGCCGGGAACATCTCGGAATACAGGGCTGCCTGCGGGCCGTACGCAAGTCCCAGACCAACGCTGAAGATGGTCATCGCCACGTAGAGCATCGGCAAGGAACCGGTGTTGATAAGCCAGAAGAGCGGAAAGCAGGCCAGCAGCTGGGCGCCGAAGCCTAGGAAATAAGTGTTCTTGCGGCCAATTTTGTCCGAGAGGTAGCCGGCGAGGTAGGTGAAGACGAACCAGACTCCAGCGCCGTAAGTGACCGCGACGAGCACGTCGGTGCGTTCGTGACCGACAGCGGGGCTGGACGCGTAGCTGGGGATGAAGCCGCCGGTTGCCATATATCCTGCAGCGTTGTTGCCTGCGAAGATCAGGGCAGCGATGACCACGAGCAGTCCGTGACGTCGGAACAGTTCCACGATCGGTATCCGGGGTTGATGCTCCTATAGTCGTCAAATCGAGCATGCCGTTTGATTCAGGACTGGTATGACGTGTTTGTCCGCTGAAAATCGCT
This genomic window from Arthrobacter sp. 24S4-2 contains:
- a CDS encoding MFS transporter — encoded protein: MELFRRHGLLVVIAALIFAGNNAAGYMATGGFIPSYASSPAVGHERTDVLVAVTYGAGVWFVFTYLAGYLSDKIGRKNTYFLGFGAQLLACFPLFWLINTGSLPMLYVAMTIFSVGLGLAYGPQAALYSEMFPASVRFSGVSISYALGAILGGAFAPTIATALVQATGGTEAVSLYLVGMTLISLVAVSLVRDRSGLDLSIRHQAEQEVGAHVFDRRTAAVPNEPTQVN